In the Euphorbia lathyris chromosome 5, ddEupLath1.1, whole genome shotgun sequence genome, one interval contains:
- the LOC136229221 gene encoding probable polygalacturonase At1g80170 isoform X2: protein MSVVHGVAGNMVYRNFGLLDELENFEVDEEDDMEMEFFDIPSWTSERGSKVLVNVDSFGAVGDGVSDDTKAFVDAWKTACSTSKSVFLVPPGRRYLVNATRFKGPCEDKLVIQIDGTIVAPDEPQNWDPNLPRLWLDFSKLNGVSFQGNGVIDGSGSKWWASSCKKNKTNPCRGAPTAFTIDSSSSVKVKGLTIQNSQQMNFVISRCASVRVSRVLVSAPGDSPNTDGIHITDSTNVALQDCKIGTGDDCVSIVNGSSAIKMKRIYCGPGHGISIGSLGKDNSTGIVTKVVVDTAFLKETTNGLRIKTWQGGNGYVRGIRFENIRMDDVANPIIIDQFYCDSPKECQNQTSAVKISEVMYRNVTGTTKSAKAMKFSCSDTVPCSNIVLSNINLEKKDGSVETYCNSAQGFGYGVVHPSADCLSSEDKEYSIIDQIEPDIVEHRTEIEELEESKDDDAIVHTEL from the exons ATGAG CGTCGTTCATGGAGTTGCAGGAAACATGGTCTATAGAAACTTTGGGCTGCTAGACGAACTTGAAAACTTCGAAgtagatgaagaagatgatatgGAAATGGAATTCTTTGATATTCCGTCGTGGACAAGTGAACGAGGTAGCAAGGTGCTTGTGAATGTTGACAGCTTTGGTGCAGTTGGAGATGGCGTTTCTGATGACACAAAG GCCTTTGTGGATGCTTGGAAAACAGCCTGCTCTACATCAAAATCGGTCTTTTTGGTACCTCCAGGACGGCGCTATTTAGTTAATGCAACGAGATTCAAGGGGCCATGTGAGGATAAATTGGTCATTCAG ATAGATGGGACTATAGTAGCACCTGATGAGCCTCAGAACTGGGATCCAAACCTTCCCCGACTCTGGCTCGATTTCTCTAAACTGAATGGAGTCAGTTTCCAAGGGAATGGAGTAATCGATGGTTCGGGAAGCAAATGGTGGGCATCATCTTGCAAAAAGAACAAGACAAAT CCTTGCAGAGGAGCGCCAACA GCGTTTACTATTGATTCAAGCTCCTCAGTGAAGGTAAAAGGCCTGACAATCCAGAACAGCCAGCAGATGAATTTCGTGATCTCTCGGTGTGCATCTGTGCGAGTGTCTCGAGTGCTGGTCTCTGCTCCAGGAGACAGCCCGAACACTGATGGAATTCATATTACTGATTCAACTAATGTTGCTCTCCAAGACTGCAAAATTGGGACAG GAGATGATTGTGTATCAATTGTCAATGGTAGCTCGGCCATCAAAATGAAGAGAATTTATTGCGGACCTGGACATGGAATCAG TATTGGAAGCCTTGGGAAGGACAACTCCACCGGGATCGTTACAAAAGTGGTGGTAGATACAGCATTCCTCAAAGAAACAACCAACGGCCTTAGGATCAAAACATGGCAG GGAGGAAACGGATATGTTCGTGGGATACGTTTTGAAAACATAAGGATGGATGATGTTGCAAATCCGATTATTATCGATCAATTCTACTGTGATTCCCCAAAAGAATGCCAAAACCAG ACATCAGCTGTAAAAATAAGCGAAGTCATGTACCGAAATGTCACCGGAACTACAAAAAGTGCAAAAGCAATGAAGTTTTCCTGCAGCGACACAGTTCCATGTAGCAACATAGTCCTGAGCAACATCAACCTAGAGAAAAAAGACGGCTCAGTCGAGACGTACTGCAATTCTGCTCAAGGCTTTGGATATGGAGTTGTTCATCCTTCAGCAGATTGCCTAAGTTCTGAAGACAAAGAGTATAGCATTATTGATCAGATTGAGCCAGATATTGTTGAACATCGTACCGAAATCGAAGAGCTTGAAGAATCAAAGGATGATGATGCTATTGTTCATACTGAACTCTAA
- the LOC136229221 gene encoding probable polygalacturonase At1g80170 isoform X1, producing the protein MDKLLIIFFLGLLSVVHGVAGNMVYRNFGLLDELENFEVDEEDDMEMEFFDIPSWTSERGSKVLVNVDSFGAVGDGVSDDTKAFVDAWKTACSTSKSVFLVPPGRRYLVNATRFKGPCEDKLVIQIDGTIVAPDEPQNWDPNLPRLWLDFSKLNGVSFQGNGVIDGSGSKWWASSCKKNKTNPCRGAPTAFTIDSSSSVKVKGLTIQNSQQMNFVISRCASVRVSRVLVSAPGDSPNTDGIHITDSTNVALQDCKIGTGDDCVSIVNGSSAIKMKRIYCGPGHGISIGSLGKDNSTGIVTKVVVDTAFLKETTNGLRIKTWQGGNGYVRGIRFENIRMDDVANPIIIDQFYCDSPKECQNQTSAVKISEVMYRNVTGTTKSAKAMKFSCSDTVPCSNIVLSNINLEKKDGSVETYCNSAQGFGYGVVHPSADCLSSEDKEYSIIDQIEPDIVEHRTEIEELEESKDDDAIVHTEL; encoded by the exons ATGGATAAATTACTCATCATTTTCTTTCTTGGTTTGCTTAGCGTCGTTCATGGAGTTGCAGGAAACATGGTCTATAGAAACTTTGGGCTGCTAGACGAACTTGAAAACTTCGAAgtagatgaagaagatgatatgGAAATGGAATTCTTTGATATTCCGTCGTGGACAAGTGAACGAGGTAGCAAGGTGCTTGTGAATGTTGACAGCTTTGGTGCAGTTGGAGATGGCGTTTCTGATGACACAAAG GCCTTTGTGGATGCTTGGAAAACAGCCTGCTCTACATCAAAATCGGTCTTTTTGGTACCTCCAGGACGGCGCTATTTAGTTAATGCAACGAGATTCAAGGGGCCATGTGAGGATAAATTGGTCATTCAG ATAGATGGGACTATAGTAGCACCTGATGAGCCTCAGAACTGGGATCCAAACCTTCCCCGACTCTGGCTCGATTTCTCTAAACTGAATGGAGTCAGTTTCCAAGGGAATGGAGTAATCGATGGTTCGGGAAGCAAATGGTGGGCATCATCTTGCAAAAAGAACAAGACAAAT CCTTGCAGAGGAGCGCCAACA GCGTTTACTATTGATTCAAGCTCCTCAGTGAAGGTAAAAGGCCTGACAATCCAGAACAGCCAGCAGATGAATTTCGTGATCTCTCGGTGTGCATCTGTGCGAGTGTCTCGAGTGCTGGTCTCTGCTCCAGGAGACAGCCCGAACACTGATGGAATTCATATTACTGATTCAACTAATGTTGCTCTCCAAGACTGCAAAATTGGGACAG GAGATGATTGTGTATCAATTGTCAATGGTAGCTCGGCCATCAAAATGAAGAGAATTTATTGCGGACCTGGACATGGAATCAG TATTGGAAGCCTTGGGAAGGACAACTCCACCGGGATCGTTACAAAAGTGGTGGTAGATACAGCATTCCTCAAAGAAACAACCAACGGCCTTAGGATCAAAACATGGCAG GGAGGAAACGGATATGTTCGTGGGATACGTTTTGAAAACATAAGGATGGATGATGTTGCAAATCCGATTATTATCGATCAATTCTACTGTGATTCCCCAAAAGAATGCCAAAACCAG ACATCAGCTGTAAAAATAAGCGAAGTCATGTACCGAAATGTCACCGGAACTACAAAAAGTGCAAAAGCAATGAAGTTTTCCTGCAGCGACACAGTTCCATGTAGCAACATAGTCCTGAGCAACATCAACCTAGAGAAAAAAGACGGCTCAGTCGAGACGTACTGCAATTCTGCTCAAGGCTTTGGATATGGAGTTGTTCATCCTTCAGCAGATTGCCTAAGTTCTGAAGACAAAGAGTATAGCATTATTGATCAGATTGAGCCAGATATTGTTGAACATCGTACCGAAATCGAAGAGCTTGAAGAATCAAAGGATGATGATGCTATTGTTCATACTGAACTCTAA
- the LOC136229220 gene encoding pentatricopeptide repeat-containing protein At2g27610, whose product MLRTKLLPHVRTLTSLTPRYLPFSSLTDKLDSYCEENPGDAIYTKNRIIDNWIKSGNFINARKVFDEMPMRDVVTYNLLISGYRKCGMPEQSLYLYCEMFSDGIKESPSTFSSVLSICNDARFCGEGIQVHCRVIKLGLDFNLYVGSSLVGLYMSMGLVDLASRVFDELPERNLATWNMVFRGFCEMGRFDNLLGLYIEMKLENVQENGLTLCYLIRGCCHQRFFNEGRQLHCHVIKVGFVDSNNFVANSLVDFYSACGSLSDAKKSFQSIPLGDVISWNSILTVCADNGLSFEALELFYMMQFWGMKSSIRSFVGFLNLSSMNGDVIFGKQIHCCVLKLGFDHGCVYVQSALIDMYGKCRDIEDSVSVYESSSKTSLVCCNSLMTSLLYCGIVDDVIEMFCLMVDEGIGLDEVTFSTAMKALSESDLMCLASCQLVHCFAIKLGFESDVSVSCSLMNAYSRSGHVQLSQQVFRQLPCPNVFCFTSIISGFARCGLGRECLKMLQVLIQKGLKPDKVTFLCVLNGCSHSGLVEDGRHVFNSMKSIHEVPPEREHFSCMVDMLGRAGLLDEAETLLQQAPGKGDCVMWSSLLRSCRVHSNEIVGRRAAKALLELDPEDAAVHLQVSNFYSLIGEFEASRQIRESAIARKMAREIGHSLINSNLSRYDFDFNKLKHHAARSTLFS is encoded by the coding sequence ATGCTGAGAACCAAATTACTTCCTCATGTCCGTACACTTACATCTTTAACACCGAGGTATCTACCTTTCTCATCTTTAACCGACAAACTGGATTCGTATTGCGAAGAGAATCCCGGCGATGCCATTTACACCAAAAACAGGATTATTGATAATTGGATTAAATCTGGGAACTTCATTAATGCTCGCaaggtgtttgatgaaatgcctaTGCGAGATGTTGTTACTTATAACTTGCTCATTTCTGGGTATAGAAAATGTGGAATGCCTGAACAGTCTCTTTATCTGTACTGTGAAATGTTCTCCGACGGAATTAAAGAGAGCCCATCCACGTTTTCGTCTGTTTTAAGTATCTGTAACGATGCCCGATTTTGTGGAGAAGGAATTCAAGTTCACTGCAGAGTTATTAAGCTTGGGTTGGATTTCAATTTGTATGTCGGAAGTTCACTTGTTGGTCTTTATATGAGTATGGGACTTGTAGATTTAGCTTCGAGGGTGTTTGATGAATTGCCAGAAAGAAATTTAGCCACATGGAATATGGTTTTTCGTGGGTTTTGTGAAATGGGTCGATTTGATAACTTACTAGGACTGTACATTGAGATGAAACTGGAAAATGTACAGGAAAATGGGCTTACTCTTTGCTATTTGATCCGTGGATGTTGCCACCAGAGGTTTTTCAACGAAGGGAGACAGCTGCACTGTCATGTGATTAAGGTTGGATTTGTAGATTCAAATAATTTCGTTGCGAATAGTTTGGTAGATTTTTATTCTGCGTGTGGAAGCCTAAGCGATGCGAAGAAATCATTTCAATCTATACCTCTTGGGGATGTAATATCATGGAATTCAATATTGACAGTGTGTGCAGATAATGGCTTATCTTTTGAAGCTCTTGAATTGTTCTACATGATGCAGTTTTGGGGTATGAAATCATCAATTCGTTCGTTTGTGGGGTTCCTTAATCTGTCGAGTATGAATGGCGACGTTATATTTGGAAAGCAGATACATTGTTGTGTCTTGAAACTGGGTTTTGACCATGGCTGTGTCTATGTACAATCTGCATTGATTGACATGTATGGGAAATGCAGGGACATTGAGGATTCGGTATCCGTGTATGAAAGTTCTTCGAAGACGAGTTTGGTGTGTTGTAACTCGTTAATGACCTCTCTGTTGTATTGCGGCATTGTTGATGATGTGATTGAGATGTTTTGTTTGATGGTTGATGAAGGAATTGGACTCGACGAGGTTACGTTTTCAACGGCGATGAAAGCATTATCAGAGTCAGATTTGATGTGCTTAGCTAGCTGCCAATTGGTACATTGTTTTGCAATAAAATTAGGTTTTGAATCTGATGTTTCAGTTTCATGTTCCTTGATGAATGCATATTCAAGGTCCGGTCATGTTCAACTTTCGCAGCAGGTTTTTAGACAACTTCCTTGTCCGAACGTCTTCTGTTTCACATCGATCATCAGTGGGTTTGCCCGATGTGGATTGGGAAGAGAATGTCTTAAGATGCTCCAAGTACTGATCCAGAAGGGTTTAAAACCTGATAAAGTAACGTTCTTATGCGTGTTGAATGGATGCAGCCATTCTGGGTTAGTTGAAGACGGAAGACACGTTTTCAACTCAATGAAATCAATTCATGAAGTTCCCCCAGAAAGGGAACATTTTTCCTGTATGGTAGATATGTTAGGTCGAGCAGGTTTACTAGACGAAGCTGAAACGTTGCTGCAACAGGCACCCGGAAAGGGTGACTGTGTGATGTGGAGCTCGTTGCTGCGAAGTTGTCGAGTCCACAGCAATGAAATTGTTGGAAGAAGAGCAGCAAAAGCATTGCTGGAACTTGATCCAGAAGATGCAGCAGTTCATTTACAAGTATCCAACTTCTATTCGTTGATCGGAGAGTTCGAAGCCTCAAGGCAGATTAGGGAATCTGCTATAGCAAGGAAGATGGCAAGGGAAATTGGGCACAGTTTAATTAATTCCAATCTTTCCCGTTACGATTTCGACTTCAacaaactgaaacatcatgcaGCAAGGTCAACTTTGTTTTCATGA